The following nucleotide sequence is from Salvia splendens isolate huo1 chromosome 2, SspV2, whole genome shotgun sequence.
ATTTCCTCAGGTGTTAATCTTTCTTGGAATTAAGTTTACAAAACAATAATAAGCATGCAGTAtacacttagttaattatttgTGTAATTATTTGTTCATTTGAAGGGAGGAATTAGCTTATCTTGTAATCTGATAAATTGTAAACTGCATTACAAAGTAACTTTAAAGATCAATAAGGAACAGGAGCCCAGCAAAAGTACCTGGAGGCATCTTCCATGGGATCTGAATTCTCTTGTACTTTTTCCATGGAGGCTCCTCCAATTTCAAAGAAGTTTCACATGGATTAGAAAGTTTAGATAAAGAATCGTCAACTTTTGTCTGTTCCTCAAGTTCTATCTGAACATTGGCTTTGGAAACTAATGTCACTACACTGGCATTTGGACTAGCTGTGGTCAACTTATTCTCACTTTCAGACTTTCGTTTCTCACTTTCTGACTTAATGTTTTCATCAGGTGTAATTGTCTTTCCATATTTATTCTGCATAAAATGAGCACGCATCTTTGCTTTTTGGATATCATCAGCCGAGAGTGGGCGGCTCTGAGTAGCAGCCGTTGATCTTGCGACCTGGGGACTCCTTACAGCCACACTTTGACCTGGATGCTCTACCAACTGGACTTTACGACGCTCTCGTGTTTCTATTAATTGTTAAGGCAAACATGTCTAGAAAACATAGAGAGGAGAGAATGGTATCTTGACCGTGCATTGGAGCTCTTTTGACCTCTCATATAGTTATTATCACTCAGATTGTTGGCATAAAATACAAAATCTATAAAGCAACTATCAACTTTGACAGAAAACTTAGAGCAAATCTGCAATCTATCGCATTCATGATTAAATGAACACAATGAAGGATACGGGGCGGGAAAACACCTCTCCTTTTATTGGAGTCATCTCCCGATGCTGTAAGCATTTTTAGAGGCTGAGCAGTGTCCAGCTTCCTACACAAGAAAATCAGGGTTTAGAATGCAATATCAAAACAGAACCCATTGTTAATGTTGATGATGAAATAGTGGTAAAGCGGGATACCTATGGGAATCAGGATTCTCACACATGAACCTCAAAACATCTTCCTGAAGTTTTACAATATACATTAGCACTTACTTGCACATGCTTTGAATATATAAGTTAGTAAAGTTAAAAAAGACTTACAGGATTTTCCCTTTTTGTGTCCCATGACTCCTTACCCATAACTTCACTAATGCTGCAAATTAAAAGACAATAACTCTCAATTAAAGTGAAAAGTCAAAAGAGTAGTTTTCACATGGGATAAAAGAATGAGCTTGCCTTTGCTTCAACAACATCTCATCCTGTAAATCACTTGCTGATTTCAGTCCGTAGTTTTTCTTTGCCGATAGGTTCTTTCCCAGCCTCTTGCTCCATTTCGATAACATAGACCGGGCCCTGTTTGAGATGTCTGATTTTCAAACCAGAAAATGAGCCAACTAGCAAGAGGATTTCAGGCAATAAATCATGAACAGCAAGAATGATGAAAAAAACTATGTCATGTTATATTGATTTCATTTATGGCATGTAAAATTACTTATTTGTCAATAACATGATAatcagattaaaaaaaagtaacacGACAGGTCATCGGATTATGTTTACAAGGAACAGCCTCAAGATCCATAGTCTAAATTTCAATCCAAATTTTGATATTCAAgtctctgaaaatatatttGCTAGTAAACTAAGaaccaaataaaaatttcaGCATTCCTTCAGAAAGCACGGAATATTCACTGAAAGCATCAACCACGTTGATGGATGAACAAAAAAAATGGAGCAGTCACTGAAAGAACAGATCACACCTGCTACTCTGTAAAACCGCAGCTTATTAACACTCTGCAGTATAGCAGACATATGCCCAGGGAGAGCCTTGCTTACAGGCAAATAATCAAACAACTGAAATTGAAGAATTAGCTTACAGCTATTAGCTATATGAACTCCATTATAAAGTGAAATACAAGCATTAAGTAAAACATGTACATATTCCAGTACCTTGAGGATAACAAGCAAAACACTTGTCTGTTCTTCGGTAGCTGCTTCACTTAACCATGTTGCCAATATCATCAATCCACCTTCAGCTAAGAACCTGCAAACACACAAGCATCTTAAAATGAAGGGAGGGAAACAATTGATAATGTCAATCATCAACATGAATAGAAAGGGAAGCTACCAATTCAGCACTGACGGATTTGTTATACGCAAAATCCAGCGTATCAATTTAACCTGACCAGAGAATGATTCTTCTTTCCTCATTAAGCCAAATATATTATCAATAAAATGCTTCTCTGAATCAACCAGGCCAGGTAAATCCTCATGACTCTTTGAACTAGAAGGCCCTTCATCAATACTTGTTGGAACAACAGTGGCTAAAGGAATAGGTTCAGCAACTGTAGCTAAAGGAATGGGTTCAGAAACTGTAGCTAAAGGAATGGGTTCAGAAACTGTGGCTAAAGGAATGGGTTCGGCAGGAATAACCAAATTTGAAGTGGTAGCAATCACATCATGCATCAAACCATAGGCAGATGTATTCGCTCTCTCTCTAGACAATCTGAAAAACTTTCTCACTCTAGTCCGTTGCCCAGCAAAGAAATCACGAACCTACAATGATAAATATTTGAACATCATTGAGTTATATCCAGGTTTATAGCATCAGCAGCAGCTATTTGTCTCCGTAAATTTCATAATGAATAGTAAACCAATAAATGTATGAGGGCAAAATATCTTTCAACAGTATCTTATCTATATACATGAGTCCTTTCATCAATGACAAAGCATGGTAGCATCTCATAATCATTAACTGAGACAAGAAGAAACAACTGTTTTCTAGGGCAATCGCTTCTTTTAACCAACCACTGGAAATGAAAAGGAATGAAGATTAAAACCTGAGTCACAGTAACTCCAAACTGGGAACTTATCTCCCGGGTTTCCCTCTTGCTAATTGCATCTTTCAAAGAGAACACGAGTTGCATGTACTTTACGGCCTTGGGATTCAGCAAATCCCTAGGTCTCTTTC
It contains:
- the LOC121781171 gene encoding homeobox protein LUMINIDEPENDENS-like isoform X2; translated protein: MEVAASPAPTSYQALLDEQKDLFQNQIEKLQQIVATQCKLTGVNPLSQEMAASALSIKIGKRPRDLLNPKAVKYMQLVFSLKDAISKRETREISSQFGVTVTQVRDFFAGQRTRVRKFFRLSRERANTSAYGLMHDVIATTSNLVIPAEPIPLATVSEPIPLATVSEPIPLATVAEPIPLATVVPTSIDEGPSSSKSHEDLPGLVDSEKHFIDNIFGLMRKEESFSGQVKLIRWILRITNPSVLNWFLAEGGLMILATWLSEAATEEQTSVLLVILKLFDYLPVSKALPGHMSAILQSVNKLRFYRVADISNRARSMLSKWSKRLGKNLSAKKNYGLKSASDLQDEMLLKQSISEVMGKESWDTKRENPEDVLRFMCENPDSHRKLDTAQPLKMLTASGDDSNKRRGVFPPQTRERRKVQLVEHPGQSVAVRSPQVARSTAATQSRPLSADDIQKAKMRAHFMQNKYGKTITPDENIKSESEKRKSESENKLTTASPNASVVTLVSKANVQIELEEQTKVDDSLSKLSNPCETSLKLEEPPWKKYKRIQIPWKMPPELKIDKTWSVGEGANSKEVEVQNNRNRREREVFYRIILEIPSNPREPWDREMDCDDSLTPEIPIEQLPDVEPLESPANAPHDSSKIVAPALSESISEPDFELLAELLKNPELVFALTSGQAGSLSSEETVKLLDRIKANGVNSLGNLANNTVEVSLPSPTPSSDPVPNGAKPDYSKNPFSRQQQGLANGITYGVSQARQQGMATTILTPQRSVSVQQYSHKVAPQLASVQLPEQWQPHTNPQMHHLNSHNSSNAQQFTSEMPIPNRGPSSGIWGEASGLSRSATPPNTLRARQGLESNYQYQSNPRVNYHHGYSGGPPSSSSGTWGGRSRREYESWSPDNSPSRRHEYVPGQRHNQPSLSSRNGYRHGKTTQQDFVQHSSYQDAGSKRWQDWRR
- the LOC121781171 gene encoding homeobox protein LUMINIDEPENDENS-like isoform X1 — protein: MEVAASPAPTSYQALLDEQKDLFQNQIEKLQQIVATQCKLTGVNPLSQEMAASALSIKIGKRPRDLLNPKAVKYMQLVFSLKDAISKRETREISSQFGVTVTQVRDFFAGQRTRVRKFFRLSRERANTSAYGLMHDVIATTSNLVIPAEPIPLATVSEPIPLATVSEPIPLATVAEPIPLATVVPTSIDEGPSSSKSHEDLPGLVDSEKHFIDNIFGLMRKEESFSGQVKLIRWILRITNPSVLNWFLAEGGLMILATWLSEAATEEQTSVLLVILKLFDYLPVSKALPGHMSAILQSVNKLRFYRVADISNRARSMLSKWSKRLGKNLSAKKNYGLKSASDLQDEMLLKQSISEVMGKESWDTKRENPEDVLRFMCENPDSHRKLDTAQPLKMLTASGDDSNKRRGVFPPQTRERRKVQLVEHPGQSVAVRSPQVARSTAATQSRPLSADDIQKAKMRAHFMQNKYGKTITPDENIKSESEKRKSESENKLTTASPNASVVTLVSKANVQIELEEQTKVDDSLSKLSNPCETSLKLEEPPWKKYKRIQIPWKMPPGLYSTELKIDKTWSVGEGANSKEVEVQNNRNRREREVFYRIILEIPSNPREPWDREMDCDDSLTPEIPIEQLPDVEPLESPANAPHDSSKIVAPALSESISEPDFELLAELLKNPELVFALTSGQAGSLSSEETVKLLDRIKANGVNSLGNLANNTVEVSLPSPTPSSDPVPNGAKPDYSKNPFSRQQQGLANGITYGVSQARQQGMATTILTPQRSVSVQQYSHKVAPQLASVQLPEQWQPHTNPQMHHLNSHNSSNAQQFTSEMPIPNRGPSSGIWGEASGLSRSATPPNTLRARQGLESNYQYQSNPRVNYHHGYSGGPPSSSSGTWGGRSRREYESWSPDNSPSRRHEYVPGQRHNQPSLSSRNGYRHGKTTQQDFVQHSSYQDAGSKRWQDWRR